One Keratinibaculum paraultunense genomic window carries:
- a CDS encoding TIGR01906 family membrane protein, with protein MKRIFFLLLIIFLPMYIFLKGVEINAFNKKLYIDSYKKNNVMDITGKELKELEIITEDIFSYLRDDSDEEILSSYFNSREIKHMEDVKVLFEKGFKIKKLSLALFLFGIIGLVVLGESSKIAKGIFYGNLVWWFIIIILFMFTTMNFNKYFTYFHEIFFDNDLWLLNPYEDLVIQMLPEEFFINIFNRILLFFISILAIIQLISYIFMKKGKDIDGFFNQIKGLFRQD; from the coding sequence ATGAAAAGGATATTTTTTTTGTTATTAATTATATTTTTACCAATGTATATTTTTTTAAAAGGGGTTGAAATCAATGCTTTTAATAAGAAATTATATATAGATTCTTATAAGAAGAACAATGTGATGGATATCACTGGAAAGGAACTAAAAGAATTAGAGATTATAACGGAGGATATATTTTCATATTTAAGGGATGATTCAGATGAGGAAATTTTAAGTTCATATTTTAATTCTAGGGAAATTAAGCATATGGAAGATGTAAAGGTTTTATTTGAAAAGGGATTCAAAATTAAAAAATTATCGTTGGCATTATTTTTATTTGGGATTATAGGATTAGTAGTATTAGGCGAAAGCAGTAAAATAGCTAAGGGAATTTTTTATGGCAATTTAGTATGGTGGTTTATTATCATAATTTTATTTATGTTTACAACTATGAATTTCAATAAATACTTTACTTATTTTCATGAAATATTTTTTGATAATGATTTATGGTTACTAAATCCTTATGAGGATTTAGTAATTCAAATGCTTCCTGAAGAATTTTTCATAAATATATTTAATAGGATATTGTTATTTTTTATATCTATATTGGCAATAATACAGCTAATAAGTTATATATTTATGAAAAAGGGGAAGGATATTGATGGATTTTTTAATCAAATTAAGGGATTATTCCGGCAAGATTAA
- the pduL gene encoding phosphate propanoyltransferase, producing the protein MTIKLPIGLSNRHIHLSQEDLNILFGENYQLTKAKALSQPGQYACDERVDIVGPKGTLKGVRVLGPVRKKTQVEISISDSFKLGVEPVVRNSGDIEGSPGAKIIGPKGELELKEGVIVAARHVHLHTSDGEKFGIKDGDIVNIKTEGVRAVIFKNVLARVGDTHALEVHVDIEEGNAAGVKNGDLVELIKEEVI; encoded by the coding sequence ATGACTATTAAATTACCTATTGGTTTATCTAATAGACATATACATTTAAGTCAAGAAGATTTAAATATTCTTTTCGGTGAAAATTATCAATTAACAAAAGCTAAAGCTTTATCACAACCAGGACAATACGCTTGTGATGAAAGAGTTGATATTGTAGGTCCTAAAGGAACTTTGAAGGGTGTTAGGGTATTAGGACCTGTAAGAAAAAAAACTCAAGTTGAAATATCTATATCCGATTCATTTAAATTGGGAGTAGAACCTGTAGTCAGAAACTCAGGGGATATAGAAGGAAGTCCAGGAGCTAAAATAATAGGTCCCAAAGGAGAACTAGAATTAAAAGAAGGAGTTATTGTTGCTGCTAGACATGTACATTTACATACTTCTGATGGAGAAAAATTTGGAATAAAAGATGGAGATATAGTAAATATAAAGACTGAGGGTGTAAGAGCTGTAATTTTTAAGAATGTTTTAGCAAGAGTAGGTGATACTCATGCATTAGAGGTGCATGTTGATATAGAAGAAGGAAATGCTGCTGGAGTTAAAAATGGGGATTTAGTAGAATTAATTAAAGAAGAGGTAATATAA
- a CDS encoding YebC/PmpR family DNA-binding transcriptional regulator: MAGHSKWNNIKNKKGKEDARKAKEFTKLARYIMVAAKEGGKDPEYNPQLKAAIEKAKAANMPNDNIERAIKKGAGELGTETYEEITYEGYGPGGVAVYVSCLTDNRNRTASDVRHAFDKFGGNLGQTGCVSFMFDRRGVLAIEKKDDIDEDELMLRAIDLGALDFESDEFGYEIITSPEDFNDIRDALSKEGYEFSMAEIAFLPQNTIKLTNEEDIKNMVKLIETLEDNDDIQEIYHSWEIPDDLEI; this comes from the coding sequence ATGGCAGGTCATTCTAAATGGAATAATATAAAGAACAAAAAAGGCAAAGAGGATGCTAGGAAAGCCAAGGAATTTACTAAACTAGCTCGATATATCATGGTAGCAGCAAAAGAAGGAGGAAAGGATCCAGAATATAATCCTCAATTGAAGGCTGCAATTGAAAAGGCAAAAGCAGCCAATATGCCTAATGATAATATAGAAAGAGCAATCAAAAAGGGAGCCGGAGAATTAGGAACTGAAACTTATGAGGAAATAACTTACGAAGGATATGGACCAGGTGGAGTTGCAGTATATGTATCTTGTTTAACAGATAATAGAAACAGAACAGCTTCTGATGTAAGACATGCTTTTGACAAATTTGGAGGTAACTTAGGGCAAACTGGTTGTGTTTCATTTATGTTTGATAGAAGAGGTGTATTAGCTATTGAAAAGAAGGATGATATTGATGAAGATGAATTAATGCTTCGAGCTATTGATTTAGGAGCATTAGATTTTGAAAGTGATGAATTTGGTTATGAAATAATTACCAGTCCTGAAGATTTTAATGATATTAGAGATGCATTGAGTAAAGAAGGGTATGAGTTTTCTATGGCAGAGATAGCTTTTTTACCTCAAAATACAATAAAATTGACAAATGAAGAAGATATTAAAAATATGGTAAAATTAATAGAAACCTTAGAAGATAATGATGATATCCAAGAAATTTATCATTCTTGGGAAATTCCTGATGATTTAGAGATATAA
- a CDS encoding sulfite exporter TauE/SafE family protein, with amino-acid sequence MKLFIIGFLSGIISGMGIGGGTILIPSLVFFTNLTQQQAQGINLIVFIPISFIALIIHYKEKNIEFKHAKWIILGGIFGAVIGSFIAININSNNLKKYFGIFLLFIGIYELFKK; translated from the coding sequence ATGAAATTATTTATAATTGGTTTTTTATCAGGTATAATTAGTGGCATGGGAATAGGTGGTGGTACTATACTCATTCCTTCTTTAGTCTTTTTCACCAACCTAACACAACAACAAGCTCAAGGAATAAATCTTATTGTATTTATACCAATATCTTTTATTGCTTTAATAATTCATTATAAGGAAAAAAACATAGAATTCAAACATGCTAAATGGATAATACTAGGGGGAATATTTGGAGCGGTAATTGGCTCATTTATAGCTATTAACATAAATTCCAACAATTTAAAAAAATACTTTGGAATTTTTCTTCTATTTATTGGGATATATGAATTGTTTAAAAAATAA
- the nadE gene encoding NAD(+) synthase, with the protein MNNVGEVINELVQWLRLKVKEANSNGVVFGLSGGVDSAVVAGLAKRAFPNNSLGIIMPCHSNPIDEEHALLVADSIGLKTEKVDLTSVYDEFIAMVPIEKTNTLAKANIKPRLRMTTLYYYAASYNYLVLGCSNKSEFTIGYFTKHGDSGVDLFPIANFVKKDIWEMAEYLDIPQIIIEKPPTAGLWDDQTDEDEIGFGYDILDNYILYKTGPENIVKKIEKMNKTSKHKREFPPIFISQKE; encoded by the coding sequence ATGAATAATGTAGGAGAGGTTATAAATGAATTAGTCCAATGGCTAAGGTTAAAAGTAAAAGAAGCCAATAGTAATGGAGTGGTATTTGGATTAAGTGGTGGTGTAGATTCAGCTGTAGTAGCAGGATTAGCTAAAAGAGCTTTTCCTAATAATTCTTTAGGGATAATTATGCCTTGCCATAGTAATCCTATAGATGAAGAACATGCTTTACTCGTAGCAGATAGTATAGGCTTAAAAACTGAAAAAGTTGACTTAACATCTGTTTATGATGAATTTATCGCCATGGTTCCTATTGAAAAAACTAATACTTTAGCTAAAGCTAATATAAAGCCCAGGTTAAGAATGACTACTTTATATTATTATGCAGCTTCATATAATTATTTGGTTTTAGGCTGCAGTAATAAGTCAGAGTTTACTATAGGATATTTCACTAAACATGGAGATAGTGGAGTTGATTTGTTTCCTATTGCAAATTTTGTTAAAAAAGACATTTGGGAAATGGCTGAATATTTGGATATTCCTCAGATAATAATTGAAAAACCTCCTACGGCCGGATTATGGGACGATCAAACAGATGAAGATGAAATAGGATTTGGATATGATATTTTGGATAATTATATATTATATAAAACAGGTCCAGAAAATATTGTGAAAAAAATTGAAAAAATGAATAAAACAAGTAAACATAAGAGAGAATTCCCGCCTATTTTTATATCACAGAAAGAGTAA
- the deoC gene encoding deoxyribose-phosphate aldolase: MNIASMIDHTLLKPDATKKMIDKLCKEAKEYGFAAVCVNPYYVSRAKELLKDTNIKVATVIGFPLGANTKEVKAFETEDAIKNGADEVDMVINIGALKSEEYDVVIDDIKSVVKAANGKAIVKVIIETCLLTKEEKIIACKLAKEAGADYVKTSTGFSIGGATVEDVKLMKEIVGDSLKIKASGGIRDYETAKAMIDAGASRIGASASIKIVEGK, translated from the coding sequence ATGAATATAGCCTCTATGATTGATCATACACTATTGAAACCAGATGCTACAAAAAAAATGATAGATAAATTATGTAAAGAAGCTAAAGAATATGGGTTTGCTGCTGTATGTGTAAATCCCTATTATGTTAGTAGAGCTAAAGAACTTTTGAAAGATACGAATATAAAAGTAGCTACAGTTATAGGTTTTCCACTAGGAGCAAATACTAAGGAAGTGAAAGCTTTTGAAACGGAAGATGCTATCAAAAATGGCGCTGATGAAGTGGATATGGTTATAAATATTGGTGCATTAAAGAGTGAAGAATATGATGTAGTAATAGATGATATTAAATCGGTAGTTAAAGCGGCTAATGGTAAGGCTATTGTAAAGGTAATAATAGAGACTTGTTTACTTACTAAAGAAGAGAAGATTATAGCATGTAAATTAGCTAAAGAAGCAGGAGCGGATTATGTGAAAACTTCAACAGGTTTTAGTATTGGTGGAGCTACAGTAGAAGATGTTAAATTGATGAAGGAGATTGTAGGAGATAGCCTTAAAATAAAAGCATCTGGTGGCATTAGAGATTATGAAACAGCTAAGGCAATGATAGATGCAGGGGCATCTAGGATTGGAGCTAGTGCATCTATTAAGATTGTAGAAGGGAAATAA
- a CDS encoding sulfite exporter TauE/SafE family protein, with the protein MNTKVLKLISIGVIAGIINGLFGSGGGTLVVPALVFILGIEDYKAHATAISIILPLSIISSFIYLKKDIIQYKIALIVILGGIFGSFIGAKILNKVPTSMLRKVFGSTIIITALRMIFK; encoded by the coding sequence ATGAATACAAAGGTTTTAAAACTAATAAGTATTGGCGTTATAGCAGGAATAATAAATGGTTTATTTGGCTCTGGCGGAGGAACCTTAGTAGTACCTGCGTTGGTGTTTATACTAGGTATTGAAGATTATAAAGCCCATGCCACTGCTATCTCAATCATATTACCTTTATCCATTATAAGTTCTTTTATATATTTAAAGAAGGATATTATTCAATATAAAATAGCCTTGATTGTAATTTTAGGCGGAATTTTTGGAAGCTTCATAGGTGCTAAGATTTTAAATAAAGTACCTACATCTATGCTTAGAAAAGTATTTGGTTCTACAATAATTATTACTGCTTTAAGGATGATATTTAAATGA
- the aroA gene encoding 3-phosphoshikimate 1-carboxyvinyltransferase: MIIDGSKCKLVGKIKVPGDKSISHRAVILGSIAKGLTVIENILISEDVIKTIDAFKNMGVNIEIMDEKVLIKGVGIHGLKKPNTPIYCGNSGTTMRLLSGLLVGQKFSSILTGDDSLVKRPMDRIIIPLSKMGANIKGVKNKYPPLSIKPTNILTSICYKMPVASAQVKSSILLATLYAKGTTKIIENKITRDHTERMLKLFGANIRCKGNEILMDSENELYGKKLYIPGDISSAAYFIVAALLIKGSHIIIEDVGINPTRAGILSILKKMGGNIIVFNEREINCEPIGDIEVKYSKLRGITIEEDEIGKLIDEVPIIAVAATLAEGRTIIKGVNELKYKESNRIKTITEGLSNMGAYIKILPDRMIIEGVQELKPAFLNSYDDHRIAMALSIAALTAKGSSHINKSECINISYPEFYTTLFKLLQ, translated from the coding sequence TTGATAATAGATGGAAGTAAATGCAAATTAGTTGGTAAAATTAAAGTACCTGGTGATAAGTCTATATCTCATAGAGCTGTTATATTAGGATCTATAGCTAAAGGATTGACTGTTATAGAAAATATTTTAATATCTGAAGATGTAATAAAAACAATAGACGCATTTAAGAATATGGGAGTAAATATTGAAATAATGGATGAAAAAGTTTTAATAAAAGGTGTAGGAATCCATGGACTTAAAAAGCCTAATACCCCAATATATTGTGGCAATTCTGGTACTACTATGAGATTGTTATCTGGTCTATTGGTTGGGCAAAAATTTTCTTCAATTCTAACTGGTGATGATTCACTTGTAAAAAGACCTATGGATAGAATTATAATACCTTTAAGTAAAATGGGAGCTAATATTAAGGGTGTAAAAAACAAATACCCCCCATTAAGTATAAAACCAACTAACATATTAACGAGTATATGTTATAAGATGCCTGTGGCTAGTGCTCAAGTAAAATCTTCTATTCTTTTAGCTACACTATATGCAAAGGGAACTACTAAAATTATAGAGAATAAGATTACTAGGGATCATACTGAAAGAATGCTTAAATTATTTGGAGCTAATATTAGATGTAAAGGTAATGAAATATTAATGGATAGCGAAAATGAATTATATGGGAAAAAATTATATATTCCTGGTGATATATCTTCAGCAGCTTATTTTATAGTGGCAGCTTTATTAATAAAGGGATCTCATATAATTATAGAGGATGTTGGAATTAATCCTACAAGGGCTGGAATACTATCTATATTGAAAAAGATGGGGGGAAATATAATAGTATTTAACGAAAGAGAGATAAATTGTGAACCAATTGGTGACATAGAGGTAAAGTATTCTAAATTAAGGGGTATAACTATAGAGGAAGATGAGATAGGAAAGTTAATAGATGAGGTTCCAATAATTGCTGTAGCAGCAACTTTAGCTGAAGGAAGAACCATAATAAAGGGAGTGAATGAATTAAAATACAAGGAAAGTAATAGGATTAAAACTATAACTGAAGGATTAAGTAATATGGGAGCATATATTAAAATTTTACCTGATAGAATGATAATAGAAGGGGTTCAAGAATTGAAACCTGCTTTTCTTAATTCGTATGATGATCATAGAATTGCTATGGCATTATCTATTGCTGCTTTAACTGCAAAAGGTAGTTCTCACATAAACAAAAGTGAATGTATAAATATTTCTTATCCTGAATTCTATACCACGTTATTCAAACTATTACAGTGA
- a CDS encoding YigZ family protein, giving the protein MNNTYRTIYKYGEDEIIINKSRFIGYAKPIELEQEALDFIEEIKSKHKDATHNVYAYVYGKDNNIQRFSDDGEPSGTAGIPVLEVIKKEDLRNVVVVVTRYFGGTKLGTGGLIRAYTKGAKIGLESGIIIEKVLHHKLKIRIDYTLYGMIENYLMTKGYLIDEIVYDDQVNIYVYVKYSEFNFFKKQIVDLTSDNVIIEYIDKEYIPMKDGKRLK; this is encoded by the coding sequence ATGAATAATACATATAGAACTATATATAAATATGGAGAAGATGAGATTATAATAAATAAATCTAGATTTATAGGATATGCAAAACCTATTGAATTAGAACAAGAGGCTCTTGATTTTATAGAGGAGATAAAATCTAAGCATAAAGATGCAACTCATAATGTTTATGCTTATGTTTATGGAAAAGATAATAATATTCAAAGATTTAGCGATGATGGGGAACCTTCGGGAACAGCTGGAATTCCAGTATTAGAAGTGATTAAGAAGGAAGATCTTCGGAATGTAGTAGTAGTAGTTACTAGATATTTTGGTGGAACAAAGTTAGGTACTGGAGGGCTTATTAGAGCTTATACTAAAGGGGCAAAGATAGGATTGGAGTCAGGGATAATAATAGAAAAGGTGCTTCATCATAAATTGAAAATACGAATAGACTATACTCTTTATGGTATGATTGAGAACTATTTGATGACTAAAGGTTATTTAATAGATGAAATAGTATATGATGATCAGGTAAATATATATGTGTATGTTAAATATTCAGAATTTAATTTTTTTAAGAAGCAAATAGTGGATTTAACTAGCGACAATGTAATTATTGAATATATTGATAAAGAATATATACCTATGAAAGATGGGAAAAGATTAAAATAA
- a CDS encoding restriction endonuclease, with translation MDFLIKLRDYSGKIKKRFILNEYYIRRIKDGKSLGASFMDWFFISLIIGLFFYITIFNSIQNFVITILLTGLLLFIYVFLLVYVKRKVKKKNILKINEEIGEEQIRRRIEKYKDNEFCLFIKDILEKYYDVCFFQGCNGIDFIGEINGEMYGIKCIKSSWDDKIYLKDINYFIEAMREKNIGEGIIVTNAYFSEDVKQNVDYLLIDFNHIKNMLKEIDMFPNNEEIENLIVSEHKARKKDLKENFKINRKGKIYKFLLLGLALYIVSSYVAYPLYYKIMAFISFALGIFIGVYNLAQYMRSIRENRL, from the coding sequence ATGGATTTTTTAATCAAATTAAGGGATTATTCCGGCAAGATTAAAAAAAGATTTATATTAAATGAATATTATATTAGACGAATAAAAGATGGTAAAAGTTTAGGAGCATCTTTTATGGATTGGTTTTTTATAAGTTTAATTATTGGTCTGTTTTTTTATATTACCATTTTTAATTCTATTCAAAACTTTGTAATAACTATACTTTTAACAGGTTTGCTATTATTTATATATGTTTTTTTATTAGTATATGTTAAAAGAAAAGTAAAAAAGAAAAATATATTAAAAATTAATGAAGAAATAGGAGAAGAACAAATTCGTAGAAGAATTGAGAAGTATAAAGATAATGAATTTTGCTTATTTATTAAAGATATATTAGAGAAGTATTATGATGTGTGTTTTTTTCAAGGATGTAATGGAATAGATTTTATTGGTGAAATAAATGGAGAAATGTATGGTATAAAATGTATTAAAAGCTCCTGGGATGATAAAATATATTTAAAGGATATAAATTATTTTATTGAAGCAATGAGGGAAAAAAATATTGGTGAAGGAATAATAGTTACAAATGCTTATTTTAGTGAGGATGTAAAACAAAATGTAGATTATTTATTGATAGATTTTAATCATATTAAAAACATGCTCAAAGAAATTGATATGTTTCCAAATAATGAAGAGATAGAGAATTTGATAGTTTCAGAACATAAAGCTAGAAAAAAAGATTTAAAAGAGAATTTTAAGATAAATAGAAAAGGAAAAATATATAAATTCCTATTATTGGGTTTAGCTTTATATATTGTATCATCTTATGTCGCATATCCTTTATATTATAAAATTATGGCATTTATATCTTTTGCTTTAGGAATTTTTATTGGAGTTTATAATTTAGCTCAATATATGAGATCAATTAGAGAAAACAGGTTGTAA
- a CDS encoding NUDIX domain-containing protein, with the protein MIVRNCAGGVVFAGNKVFILKNDKDQWVLPKGKIRNGSLPTDTAISRIKYETGINANIVSTAGETNYEFFSLSRKQEVYNKIIWYIMETDTSDYNINKDEGFKDGGFYPIDEAIDMITHSQDKSLVSLSYKRYLEIKNDEIDEIYA; encoded by the coding sequence ATGATTGTAAGAAACTGTGCAGGTGGAGTGGTTTTTGCTGGGAATAAAGTATTTATTCTAAAAAATGATAAAGATCAATGGGTACTACCTAAAGGGAAAATTCGTAATGGTTCTCTTCCAACAGATACGGCAATAAGTCGTATTAAGTATGAAACAGGCATAAATGCCAACATTGTTTCAACTGCTGGAGAAACCAATTACGAATTTTTTTCTTTATCAAGAAAACAAGAAGTATACAACAAAATCATATGGTATATAATGGAGACTGATACTTCGGATTATAATATTAATAAGGATGAAGGATTTAAAGATGGTGGTTTTTATCCCATAGATGAAGCTATTGATATGATAACCCATAGTCAAGATAAATCTTTAGTAAGTTTATCTTATAAAAGATATTTGGAAATAAAGAATGATGAAATAGATGAAATATATGCTTAA
- the aroB gene encoding 3-dehydroquinate synthase, which produces MNIFIDKYNLSRFYEYVLDESINRIYIITDKIVNKLYIEYLKSYIDNNIETYVYVLPPGEENKTIENVLLIYDDLIQNNIDRQTLIVSFGGGVVGDIAGFVASTYKRGIKYIQIPTTFLSQVDSSIGGKTGFDYKGFKNIIGTFYFPERIFIDVSFLKSLSKREIICGLGEVFKYGLIADYSLFQFIKNNFKNIYDKNLDILMHIVNSSVNIKHNIVSKDKYDKGLRNILNFGHTIGHSIESYYNFSKYNHGEAVILGMMYEFYIALELSLIDKEYFAEVYNTLSFILPPISFTRKEIEDLIHIMKNDKKNIDNNIAFVLPIDKGKVDVFYHINENLIIKALEGDWF; this is translated from the coding sequence ATGAATATCTTTATAGATAAATATAATCTTTCTAGGTTTTATGAATATGTGCTTGATGAGTCCATTAATAGAATATATATAATTACTGATAAAATTGTAAACAAATTATATATTGAGTACTTAAAATCATATATTGATAATAATATTGAGACTTATGTGTATGTTCTTCCGCCAGGAGAAGAAAATAAAACTATTGAAAATGTATTGCTTATTTATGATGATTTAATACAAAACAATATAGATAGACAAACTCTCATAGTTAGTTTTGGGGGAGGAGTTGTGGGAGATATTGCAGGTTTTGTAGCTTCTACATATAAGAGGGGAATAAAATATATACAAATTCCAACTACTTTTTTGTCCCAAGTTGATAGTAGTATTGGAGGTAAAACTGGTTTTGATTACAAGGGTTTTAAAAATATAATAGGAACTTTTTATTTTCCTGAAAGAATATTTATTGATGTTTCTTTTTTAAAATCCTTATCAAAGAGAGAAATTATTTGTGGCTTAGGAGAGGTATTTAAATATGGATTAATAGCGGATTATAGTTTGTTTCAATTTATCAAGAATAATTTTAAAAATATATATGACAAAAATCTAGATATCTTAATGCATATAGTTAATAGTTCTGTAAATATTAAGCACAATATAGTTTCAAAAGATAAATATGATAAAGGATTAAGGAATATATTAAATTTTGGTCATACTATTGGGCACAGCATCGAATCTTATTATAATTTTAGTAAATATAATCATGGAGAGGCTGTTATATTAGGTATGATGTATGAATTTTATATAGCATTGGAATTAAGTTTAATAGATAAAGAATATTTCGCGGAAGTGTATAATACACTAAGTTTTATATTACCACCTATTTCATTTACTAGAAAAGAAATAGAAGATTTAATCCATATTATGAAAAACGATAAGAAAAATATAGATAATAATATAGCATTTGTTCTTCCAATAGACAAAGGGAAGGTAGATGTATTTTATCATATAAATGAAAATTTAATTATAAAAGCTTTAGAGGGTGATTGGTTTTGA
- the aroC gene encoding chorismate synthase: MLRFLTGGESHGDALVGILEGIPANLYLEKSYVNKELNRRQKGYGRSDRMAIEKDEVIILSGINKDYTTGNPISIMIKNKGKNIQLVEITRPRPGHADLAGALKYNQVGARNILERASARETAMRVAIGSICKIFLNEFNISIFSHVVQIGQVKSNKNYYTNLNLEELKNVDKSSIRVVDRDAEKSMIDAIYEAKEQGDTIGGIIEIIGVNIPVGLGSHVHWDRKLDAKIAYSMMSIPGIKGVEFGLGFDGVIKLGSQFHDSISHDEEYYRTSNNAGGIEGGISNGEDIVLRLVMKPIPTLKKPLQTVDMESKEKVTAQFERSDICAVPSASIVAEAMLAYVLANEMLIKFGGDSMEEIKNNYISYMNILKNR; the protein is encoded by the coding sequence GTGCTTAGATTTTTAACTGGTGGTGAATCCCATGGAGATGCATTAGTGGGTATATTGGAGGGGATTCCTGCAAATTTGTATCTAGAGAAGAGTTATGTAAATAAAGAGCTAAATAGGAGACAAAAAGGTTATGGTAGAAGTGATAGAATGGCTATAGAAAAGGATGAAGTTATAATTTTATCTGGAATAAATAAGGATTACACTACTGGGAATCCTATTTCTATAATGATTAAAAATAAAGGGAAAAATATACAATTAGTAGAGATTACAAGACCAAGACCTGGACATGCAGATTTAGCTGGTGCTTTAAAATATAATCAAGTTGGAGCAAGAAATATATTGGAGAGAGCTAGTGCACGAGAAACAGCTATGCGAGTGGCTATTGGAAGTATATGTAAAATATTTCTAAATGAATTTAATATATCAATATTTAGTCATGTAGTTCAAATTGGGCAAGTTAAGTCCAATAAAAATTATTATACTAATTTAAATTTAGAGGAATTAAAAAATGTAGATAAATCTTCAATTAGGGTAGTAGATAGAGATGCAGAAAAATCAATGATAGATGCAATTTATGAGGCAAAAGAACAAGGTGATACCATAGGTGGGATAATAGAGATAATAGGAGTAAATATTCCAGTAGGGTTAGGTAGTCATGTTCATTGGGATAGGAAACTAGATGCTAAGATAGCTTATAGCATGATGAGTATTCCTGGGATCAAAGGAGTAGAATTTGGCTTAGGGTTTGATGGCGTTATTAAACTAGGTTCACAATTTCATGATTCTATTTCTCATGATGAGGAATATTATAGGACAAGCAATAATGCTGGGGGTATTGAAGGAGGCATTTCTAATGGAGAGGATATAGTGTTAAGATTGGTAATGAAACCAATTCCCACATTGAAAAAACCTTTACAAACTGTAGACATGGAGTCTAAAGAAAAGGTTACAGCTCAATTCGAAAGATCAGATATATGTGCAGTGCCTTCAGCTAGTATTGTAGCTGAAGCTATGCTTGCTTATGTGCTTGCTAATGAGATGTTGATAAAATTTGGTGGGGATAGTATGGAAGAGATCAAGAATAACTATATATCCTATATGAATATTTTGAAAAATAGGTGA